The region GAAGCCGGTCACGTCGGTCGCGGCCGATACCCCCTCCTCCACCATAGCTTCGCTCGCCCCCCTGTTGAGGGCTGTGGCCACCTGGACCATCCGCTCGACCACCTCGGGCGGGGCTTTGTCGGCCTTGATGGCGGAGCCGATTATGCCCGTGCCGATGGGCTTGGTGAGGACTAGGAGGTCGCCCGGCCTGAGCCCGGCGTTGGTGACCACCCTGGCCGGGTCGATGAGGCCCGTGACCACGAGCCCGTACTTGGGTTCGTTGTCGTCAATGGTATGGCCTCCAACGATGGGGATGCCCGCCTCGGCGGCCTTGTCCGCCCCGCCTCGTAGAATGGTCGAGAGGATCTCCAGTGGCAGGTCGGTGCGGGGGAAGGCGACGATGTTGAGCGCCAAGAGGGGACGGGCCCCCATGGCGTAGATGTCGCTCAGGGAGTTGGCGGCGGCAATCTGGCCGAAGTCGTAGGGGTCGTCGACGATGGGTGTAAAGAAGTCGAGCGACTGCACCAGGGCCTGGCCGTCGTCGAGCCGGTAGACGGCGGCGTCGTCGGCTTTCGCCGTGCCCACGAGAACGGCGGGGTCGGTGATTGGCGGTAGGTGACGCAGGACCTGCATCAGCTCGTCGGGTCCGAGCTTGCAGGCTCACCCGCCGCCGTGAGATAGCGCCGTAAGTTTGATCTTCGTCTCGTCGGTCATCGCTTAAACCTTATGCCTCCATCAGCAAACCTTCGCCCTCATCAACTATAGAGGTCCACCGGGCCGAAGGCAAGGGGAGGGGATGTGGGCTAATACAGTTCCTTCTCTCTCGCCAAGGGGCGACGCCCCCCGCTAGCAATCTAGTCACCCCCCGGCGGGGAGAACCCGGAGGGCTCCTTACTGAGGAGGCGGCCCAGCCACTCGTCGCCGTCAGCCCCGCTAATCGGATCAGCCGGTGGACGGGGGGCCATGAGGGAGATGGCCCGGCCGGAGACGACGGAGGCGTTCCCGTAGCGTGCCCTAAGGCGGTCGAGGCTCTCCGATAG is a window of Nitrospinota bacterium DNA encoding:
- the selD gene encoding selenide, water dikinase SelD, encoding MTDETKIKLTALSHGGGUACKLGPDELMQVLRHLPPITDPAVLVGTAKADDAAVYRLDDGQALVQSLDFFTPIVDDPYDFGQIAAANSLSDIYAMGARPLLALNIVAFPRTDLPLEILSTILRGGADKAAEAGIPIVGGHTIDDNEPKYGLVVTGLIDPARVVTNAGLRPGDLLVLTKPIGTGIIGSAIKADKAPPEVVERMVQVATALNRGASEAMVEEGVSAATDVTGF